A single genomic interval of Mangifera indica cultivar Alphonso chromosome 5, CATAS_Mindica_2.1, whole genome shotgun sequence harbors:
- the LOC123216836 gene encoding phosphatidylglycerophosphate phosphatase 1, chloroplastic/mitochondrial → MQSTSVAPPPLSRYPIPNHFLYFDHHHHHLKVKRRKPTSLSFPNTQINFQYISSLTLPTTSNCSKEHQKKLNSDQIPILFDQLYSSTDPNQNPEPQNQKQEEDSDEKCPALFTKMWWAEVKAALGQRINVEGLVSSAVVLVKDRHLVLPHVSVPDIRYIDWAELQRRGFKGVVFDKDNTITAPYSLTLWGPLGSSIERCKSVFGQDIAVFSNSAGLYEYDHDGSKARKLEEKIGIKVIRHRVKKPAGTAEEVEKHFGCKSSQLIMVGDRPFTDIVYGNRNGFLTILTEPLSLSEEPFIVRQVRKLEVFLVKQWFRRGLKPISHSLLLDAMQCVKDPPHS, encoded by the exons atgcAATCCACCTCTGTCGCTCCTCCTCCCTTGTCCAGGTATCCCATACCCAACCATTTTCTATACTTTGATCATCACCATCACCATCTCAAAGTTAAGAGGAGAAAACCCACTTCTCTCTCATTCCCGAATactcaaatcaattttcaatacaTTTCTTCCTTAACTCTCCCCACCACAAGTAACTGCAGCAAAGAGCATCAAAAGAAACTAAACTCAGATCAGATCCCCATTTTATTTGATCAACTCTACTCTTCCACTGACCCTAACCAAAACCCAGAACCTCAAAACCAAAAACAAGAAGAGGATAGCGACGAAAAGTGTCCTGCGCTTTTCACAAAGATGTGGTGGGCGGAAGTGAAAGCAGCTTTGGGCCAAAGAATTAACGTCGAAGGCCTTGTTTCTTCAGCGGTTGTTTTGGTTAAAGATCGTCACTTGGTGCTTCCTCATGTTTCTGTGCCCGATATAAGGTACATTGATTGGGCGGAGCTGCAGAGGAGGGGTTTTAAAGGTGTTGTGTTTGATAAAGATAATACTATTACTGCTCCTTACTCTTTGACACTTTGGGGTCCTCTTGGTTCATCAATAGAACGGTGTAAGTCGGTGTTCGGTCAAGATATTGCGGTGTTCAGTAACTCTGCTG GTCTGTATGAGTATGACCATGATGGTTCGAAAGCGAGGAAGCTTGAGGAAAAAATTGGGATTAAAGTTATAAGGCaca GGGTGAAGAAACCTGCTGGAACTGCTGAGGAGGTTGAGAAACACTTTGGCTGTAAATCTTCTCAACTTATCATG GTGGGTGATCGGCCTTTCACAGATATAGTTTATGGGAATCGGAATGGATTTCTGACTATATTGACTGAACCATTAAGTCTTTCCGAGGAGCCATTCATTGTTAGACAG GTGAGGAAACTTGAAGTGTTTCTAGTGAAGCAATGGTTTAGGAGAGGGTTGAAGCCAATTAGTCACAGTCTACTGCTGGATGCCATGCAGTGCGTGAAAGATCCACCACATTCATAA
- the LOC123216713 gene encoding uncharacterized protein LOC123216713 isoform X2, protein MEESSNGKLEQIQKVESQEEDKKIVVEELGEVQGDAESVREIVDNRNPESANVDRDDPQVVDSRELEEEKTIIDSVVDPNEPEASLAKELTEDAEVAVEMSEAHGDIAESESKETEVRISQSLEESNCVSADETNDLSTEEETLPSDDEKNEVSQAVTETIGEIILPSSEENSEAPPVITDIVSKGIEETKLPVLEQHTEESSKGKVDELNQAMANSGTVDDTCNPPELANEPETIPGSTGNPGNFRPTSWRSCCGLLDILRRSDR, encoded by the exons ATGGAAGAATCTTCAAACGGGAAACTAGAGCAGATCCAGAAAGTGGAGTCACAGGAGGAGGATAAGAAAATAGTTGTTGAAGAGTTAGGAGAGGTTCAAGGTGACGCTGAATCAGTGAGAGAAATTGTTGATAATCGGAATCCTGAGTCTGCAAATGTTGACCGTGATGATCCTCAGGTTGTAGATTCAAGAGAATTGGAGGAGGAGAAAACGATAATCGACTCAGTTGTTGATCCAAATGAGCCAGAGGCTTCCCTTGCAAAAGAGTTAACTGAGGATGCTGAAGTAGCAGTTGAGATGTCAGAGGCTCATGGTGATATTGCTGAATCAGAATCTAAGGAAACTGAAGTCAGAATTTCGCAGTCTTTGGAGGAGAGCAACTGTGTTTCTGCTGATGAAACAAATGACTTATCCACTGAGGAAGAAACTTTGCCTTCTGATGATGAGAAAAATGAGGTTTCTCAAGCTGTGACAGAGACGATTGGGGAAATAATTTTGCCCTCTTCTGAGGAGAATAGCGAGGCTCCTCCAGTTATAACTGATATTGTGTCCAAGGGAATTGAGGAAACAAAATTGCCAGTTTTGGAACAGCATACTGAGGAATCATCCAAGGGAAAAGTTGATGAACTAAACCAGGCAATGGCAAATTCAGGAACTGTTGACGACACCTGTAATCCCCCTGAATTGGCCAACGAGCCTGAGACTATTCCTGGAAGCACTGGAAATCCG GGCAATTTCCGACCAACTTCATGGAGAAGCTGCTGTGGACTTCTTGACATTCTGCGTCGCTCTGATAGATAA
- the LOC123216713 gene encoding uncharacterized protein LOC123216713 isoform X1, whose protein sequence is MEESSNGKLEQIQKVESQEEDKKIVVEELGEVQGDAESVREIVDNRNPESANVDRDDPQVVDSRELEEEKTIIDSVVDPNEPEASLAKELTEDAEVAVEMSEAHGDIAESESKETEVRISQSLEESNCVSADETNDLSTEEETLPSDDEKNEVSQAVTETIGEIILPSSEENSEAPPVITDIVSKGIEETKLPVLEQHTEESSKGKVDELNQAMANSGTVDDTCNPPELANEPETIPGSTGNPPSISLTQGNFRPTSWRSCCGLLDILRRSDR, encoded by the exons ATGGAAGAATCTTCAAACGGGAAACTAGAGCAGATCCAGAAAGTGGAGTCACAGGAGGAGGATAAGAAAATAGTTGTTGAAGAGTTAGGAGAGGTTCAAGGTGACGCTGAATCAGTGAGAGAAATTGTTGATAATCGGAATCCTGAGTCTGCAAATGTTGACCGTGATGATCCTCAGGTTGTAGATTCAAGAGAATTGGAGGAGGAGAAAACGATAATCGACTCAGTTGTTGATCCAAATGAGCCAGAGGCTTCCCTTGCAAAAGAGTTAACTGAGGATGCTGAAGTAGCAGTTGAGATGTCAGAGGCTCATGGTGATATTGCTGAATCAGAATCTAAGGAAACTGAAGTCAGAATTTCGCAGTCTTTGGAGGAGAGCAACTGTGTTTCTGCTGATGAAACAAATGACTTATCCACTGAGGAAGAAACTTTGCCTTCTGATGATGAGAAAAATGAGGTTTCTCAAGCTGTGACAGAGACGATTGGGGAAATAATTTTGCCCTCTTCTGAGGAGAATAGCGAGGCTCCTCCAGTTATAACTGATATTGTGTCCAAGGGAATTGAGGAAACAAAATTGCCAGTTTTGGAACAGCATACTGAGGAATCATCCAAGGGAAAAGTTGATGAACTAAACCAGGCAATGGCAAATTCAGGAACTGTTGACGACACCTGTAATCCCCCTGAATTGGCCAACGAGCCTGAGACTATTCCTGGAAGCACTGGAAATCCG CCTAGTATATCTTTGACTCAGGGCAATTTCCGACCAACTTCATGGAGAAGCTGCTGTGGACTTCTTGACATTCTGCGTCGCTCTGATAGATAA
- the LOC123216741 gene encoding transcription factor PAR1-like, which produces MENALSSTASMPKFRKSERKIKTKTHMKGEAAVHERDCSCRCSKRGETASSGSCERRKRRDTEVFDRKEDDGEDEIGEVERKIVVLQRIVPGGESLGVDKLFEETAGYILALQCQIKAMKALVSFVQGLEKEKRKFGG; this is translated from the coding sequence ATGGAGAACGCGCTAAGCTCAACAGCCTCCATGCCCAAATTTCGGaagagtgaaagaaaaataaaaacgaaAACCCACATGAAAGGTGAAGCTGCAGTGCATGAGCGTGATTGTAGTTGTCGGTGTAGCAAGAGAGGTGAAACTGCTAGTAGTGGTAGCTGTGAGCGGAGGAAGAGAAGAGACACGGAGGTTTTTGATAGAAAAGAAGACGACGGCGAAGATGAGATAGGTGAAGTGGAAAGAAAGATTGTGGTATTGCAAAGGATTGTACCTGGAGGAGAATCACTAGGGGTtgataaattgtttgaagagACAGCTGGCTATATATTGGCTTTACAATGTCAGATTAAAGCCATGAAAGCTCTTGTTAGTTTTGTTCAGGGCCTGGAGAAGGAGAAGAGGAAATTTGGAGGTTGA
- the LOC123216712 gene encoding peroxisomal and mitochondrial division factor 2-like has protein sequence MAEPEAILNGVASTETANQTAESFYDLDQDNKIAELSIKTEALEKENREMKERIKKLNIDIEGSEEDQKVFESIAARALELETEVARLQHELITVTSEGDEASVEAAELKKSLEEKGVKLEVLEKEIDGLKTEKADNEKKVRELERKFGTLEVRELEEKNKRVRVEEEMREKINEKERELSGFKKKVNDLESELDIIKVERKSVEESLKETESKSKEMEVKISELEEEIEEAKTLISGLKENKLDGFNGNVRDFKLSVDDGRKSLNMQWPVVAATASVVAVAVVGVCYARRR, from the coding sequence ATGGCAGAGCCAGAGGCTATTCTCAACGGCGTTGCATCAACTGAAACAGCGAATCAGACGGCGGAGAGTTTCTACGATCTGGATCAAGACAACAAAATAGCTGAACTGTCGATAAAAACGGAAGCTCTGGAGAAAGAGAACCGAGAAATGAAGGAgagaattaaaaaactaaatattgatATTGAAGGATCTGAAGAGGATCAGAAAGTTTTCGAATCAATTGCTGCTCGAGCTTTGGAATTGGAAACTGAGGTTGCCAGACTTCAACATGAACTAATCACGGTGACGAGCGAAGGGGATGAAGCGAGTGTTGAGGCGGCAGAGTTGAAGAAGagtttggaagaaaagggagtgaAATTGGAGGTATTAGAGAAAGAAATTGATGGTTTGAAGACTGAGAAAGCTGATAATGAGAAGAAAGTGAGGGAGTTGGAAAGAAAATTTGGGACTCTGGAAGTGAGGGAATTGGAAGAGAAGAATAAAAGGGTGAGAGTTGAGGAGGAAATGagggaaaaaattaatgagaaagaAAGGGAACTCAGTGGGTTTAAGAAGAAAGTCAATGATTTGGAGTCTGAATTGGATATTATTAAGGTTGAAAGGAAGTCAGTGGAAGAAAGTTTGAAGGAAACTGAAAGCAAATCCAAGGAAATGGAGGTCAAGATTTCTGAGTTGGAGGAAGAAATTGAGGAGGCGAAGACCCTTATTAGTGGACTGAAGGAGAATAAGTTGGACGGTTTTAATGGGAATGTGAGGGATTTCAAACTCTCTGTTGATGATGGACGGAAGAGTTTAAACATGCAATGGCCGGTTGTGGCTGCGACTGCTTCTGTTGTTGCCGTTGCTGTGGTTGGTGTTTGCTATGCGCGGCGGAGATGA
- the LOC123216835 gene encoding ribosomal L1 domain-containing protein 1-like yields the protein MVTTHPAPTRVSSKTVETAVNALLKWKNSKSQTKKPQLLEQDEFINLILTLKKIPQKSRTNPHKIPLPHSLIRQEDDNPPELCLIIDDRPKSTLTKDAALKKIKNDNVPITKVIKITKLKTDYRPFEAKRKLCDSYDMFFADKRVVPLLPKLLGKHFYKKKKIPVPVDLKHKNWKEQIEKVCGSALLYLRTGTCSVLKVGKVSMGTKEIVENVMAAINGIVEIVPRKWGNVRSFHLKLLESLALPVYQVVPDTKLKIEGIKVREEEIVNEEVEKENVKDVNTDGFKKKSKKKGRIHEIRYMDSNIREVFDEDELGSDDGKGDIEETDDGEGDIGESDQGEHVKIGDAEILSKKRKKGDKGKAEKLPKKVAKVKKDDNNKKMTLLSDDDKGNIEESDDGEGDIGESYDGEHIKTDGAEISSKKRKEGDKGKAEKLLKKVAKVKKDDNIKKMKKVDDVKQKKKNKEGLSLKKGREDYSGKKEKKSRPGK from the coding sequence ATGGTCACCACCCATCCAGCTCCTACGAGAGTGAGTTCAAAGACTGTAGAAACAGCTGTTAACGCGCTCTTAAAATGGAAAAACTCCAAATCCCAAACGAAGAAGCCCCAGCTTTTAGAGCAAGACGAATTCATCAACCTTATTCTAACTCTCAAGAAAATACCACAAAAATCTCGCACCAACCCTCACAAAATCCCTCTCCCGCACTCCTTAATCCGCCAAGAAGATGACAACCCACCGGAACTCTGCCTAATAATCGATGATCGTCCCAAGTCTACTCTCACTAAAGACGCTgcattaaagaaaattaaaaacgaCAACGTGCCCATCACCAAAGTCATCAAGATTACCAAATTGAAGACTGATTATCGCCCGTTTGAGGCTAAGAGGAAGCTATGTGATTCGTATGATATGTTTTTTGCCGATAAAAGAGTCGTCCCACTCTTGCCTAAGTTGTTGGGGAAGCATTtttacaagaaaaagaagattccGGTTCCGGTGGATTTGAAGCATAAGAATTGGAAGGAGCAGATTGAGAAAGTTTGTGGGTCGGCTTTGTTGTATTTGAGGACGGGGACTTGTAGTGTATTGAAGGTAGGGAAGGTTTCAATGGGCACGAAGGAGATTGTGGAGAATGTGATGGCTGCAATTAATGGAATTGTGGAGATTGTTCCTAGGAAGTGGGGGAATGTTAGGTCGTTTCATTTGAAACTGTTGGAGAGCTTGGCTTTGCCTGTTTATCAGGTTGTGCCTGATACTAAGTTGAAGATTGAGGGAATCAAGGTTAGAGAAGAGGAAATTGTTAATGAGGAGGTGGAGAAAGAGAATGTTAAGGATGTTAATACTGATGGTTTTAAAAAGAAGTCGAAGAAGAAAGGGAGGATTCATGAGATTAGATATATGGATAGTAATATCCGGGAGGTGTTTGATGAGGATGAATTGGGAAGTGATGATGGTAAAGGAGATATTGAGGAAACTGATGATGGTGAAGGAGATATTGGTGAAAGTGATCAAGGTGAGCATGTTAAAATAGGTGATGCTGAAATTTTGagcaagaagaggaagaaggggGATAAAGGGAAAGCTGAGAAACTACCGAAGAAGGTAGCCAAGGTAAAgaaagatgataataataagAAGATGACATTATTAAGTGATGATGATAAAGGAAATATTGAGGAAAGTGATGATGGTGAAGGAGATATTGGCGAAAGCTATGATGGTGAGCATATTAAAACAGATGGTGCTGAAATTTCGAGCAAGAAGAGGAAGGAGGGGGATAAAGGGAAAGCTGAGAAACTACTGAAGAAGGTAGCCAAGGTGAAGAAAGATGATAATattaagaagatgaaaaaagtGGACGATgtcaaacaaaagaagaaaaacaaagaagggTTGTCCTTGAAGAAAGGCAGGGAAGATTATAGTggaaaaaaggagaagaagagccGGCCTGGGAAGTAG
- the LOC123216739 gene encoding mitogen-activated protein kinase 20-like, with protein MQQDQRKKNSSEMEFFSEYGDANRYKIQEVIGKGSYGVVCSAIDTQTGEKVAIKKINDIFEHISDAARILREIKLLRLLRHPDIVEIKHIMLPPSRREFKDIYVVFELMESDLHQVIKANDDLTRDHYQFFLYQLLRALKYIHTANVYHRDLKPKNILANANCKLKICDFGLARVAFNDTPTTIFWTDYVATRWYRAPELCGSFFSKYTPAIDIWSIGCIFAEVLTGKPLFPGKNVVHQLDLMTDLLGTPSLDTISRVRNDKARRYLTSMRKKQPVQFAQKFPNADPLALQLLERLLAFDPKDRPTAEEALADPYFKGLAKVEREPSCQPISKMEFEFERRRVTKEDIRELIFREILEYHPQLLKDYVNGTERTNFLYPSAVDQFRKQFAHLEENSGKSGPVIPPERKHVSLPRSTIVHSNTVNLREQPSSRDRQAAAEEAYNKNSRESEGIPVNMPRTLAAVQRFPLAKPGKVVGPVVPYENTSVMKDAYDPRTFIRSAVLSQAVPSAYCYRKSGTGKQEKSTAMDSERELSTQEKQGPQCHMGAKLTPDIAVNIDSNPFFMKRVGVNKVDRGNDRIAIDTNLLQAKAQYGGIGAATTAAAGATTQRKVGTVQYGMSRMY; from the exons atgcagCAAGATCAacgaaaaaag AATTCTTCAGAGATGGAGTTTTTCTCTGAGTATGGTGATGCTAATAGGTACAAAATTCAGGAAGTTATTGGGAAGGGAAGTTATGGTGTTGTTTGCTCAGCCATTGATACTCAAACTGGTGAAAAAGTggcaattaagaaaataaatgatattttcgaACACATCTCTGATGCTGCTCGTATTCTTCGGGAGATAAAGCTGCTCAGACTTCTACGTCATCCTGATATTGTAGAAATAAAACACATTATGCTGCCTCCTTCTAGAAGggaatttaaagatatttatgttgtttttgagCTCATGGAGTCAGATCTCCATCAAGTCATTAAAGCCAATGATGATTTGACACGAGACCACTATCAGTTTTTCCTTTACCAGCTCCTTCGTGCATTAAAGTATATTCACACAG CAAATGTCTACCATCGAGATTTAAAACCAAAGAATATATTGGCCAATGCAAATTGTAAACTGAAAATCTGTGATTTTGGGTTAGCAAGAGTTGCATTTAATGACACACCTACTACAATTTTCTGGACG GATTATGTTGCTACAAGATGGTATAGAGCTCCCGAGCTCTGTGGATCATTTTTTTCTAAG TACACACCAGCTATTGATATATGGAGCATAGGTTGCATATTCGCAGAGGTGTTAACTGGGAAGCCCCTTTTCCCTGGAAAGAATGTTGTCCATCAGTTGGATTTAATGACAGATCTGCTTGGCACACCTTCATTAGATACTATCTCTCgg gTTAGAAATGACAAGGCAAGGAGATACTTAACTAGCATGAGGAAAAAGCAGCCAGTGCAGTTTGCACAAAAATTTCCAAATGCAGATCCTTTGGCTCTGCAACTGTTGGAAAGGTTGCTGGCCTTCGATCCAAAAGACCGGCCAACTGCTGAAGAG GCACTGGCAGATCCTTATTTTAAAGGACTAGCAAAAGTTGAGAGGGAGCCTTCTTGTCAGCCAATTTCAAAGATggagtttgagtttgagaggCGGAGGGTTACAAAGGAGGATATCCGAGAGCTAATTTTCCGGGAGATATTAGAATACCATCCTCAGTTGCTTAAGGACTACGTGAATGGAACTGAGAGGACAAATTTCCTTTATCCAAG tgCTGTTGATCAATTTAGAAAGCAGTTTGCACATCTTGAAGAGAACAGTGGTAAAAGTGGGCCAGTAATTCCACCTGAAAGAAAGCATGTATCTCTTCCTAG GTCAACAATTGTACATTCAAATACAGTAAATCTCAGGGAACAACCAAGTTCCAGAGATCGGCAGGCGGCTGCGGAAGAGGCATATAATAAGAATTCCAGGGAATCAGAAGGAATTCCTGTAAATATGCCAAGGACCTTGGCAGCAGTACAAAGATTTCCATTGG CCAAACCAGGAAAAGTTGTGGGGCCAGTTGTACCATACGAGAATACAAGTGTGATGAAAGATGCTTATGATCCAAGAACTTTCATTAGAAGCGCAGTCCTTTCTCAGGCAGTCCCTAGTGCTTATTGTTACCGCAAATCTGGCAcaggaaagcaagaaaaatcaACTGCAATGGATTCTGAGAGGGAATTGTCTACCCAGGAAAAACAAGGCCCTCAATGCCACATGGGAGCCAAACTTACACCAGATATAGCAGTCAACATCGACTCCAATCCATTTTTTATGAAACGAGTGGGAGTGAATAAGGTGGACCGAGGTAATGATAGAATTGCCATCGACACAAATCTGTTGCAGGCAAAAGCTCAGTATGGTGGGATTGGTGCTGCAACAACAGCCGCTGCCGGTGCCACTACTCAGAGAAAGGTTGGGACTGTTCAGTATGGTATGTCAAGGATGTATTAG